A single region of the Borrelia hermsii DAH genome encodes:
- a CDS encoding HAD family hydrolase: MKNIKAVVSDLDGTLLLSNIQIGAFSELVITKLIKENKKFIIATGRSKNEIIPLIENLSSHVSFFITLNGARVYNNQWQLISRYDLSSEIVNEILNLRESKYKDIPHFLQKSEDIDEKLYADNITKNAINNMFEKHELLRKHKYIEHELKDISIKYHEINNFREFKNFNNIAKILLLHHEEAQLIKYEAIILEKYRKEINAYLSTPHSLEIVNSRVSKGNALKDVLQSININLNEVIAFGDGFNDVDMLENVKKGLLMGNANYRLKKMLSYLEIIDTNDNEAVAHYINDNILEDPV; the protein is encoded by the coding sequence ATGAAAAATATTAAGGCTGTTGTTTCTGATCTTGATGGCACACTTCTGCTCTCAAATATCCAAATAGGGGCTTTTAGTGAGCTTGTAATAACAAAACTAATTAAAGAAAACAAGAAGTTTATTATTGCAACAGGAAGAAGTAAAAATGAAATAATACCTCTTATAGAGAACTTAAGCTCACATGTTTCATTTTTTATAACATTAAATGGAGCAAGAGTCTACAATAACCAATGGCAATTAATAAGCAGGTATGATCTCTCTTCTGAGATTGTAAATGAGATTTTAAACCTCAGAGAAAGCAAATACAAGGACATACCTCATTTTTTACAAAAATCTGAAGATATAGACGAAAAGCTTTACGCTGACAACATCACTAAGAATGCCATTAATAATATGTTTGAAAAACATGAACTATTAAGAAAACACAAATACATAGAACATGAGCTAAAAGATATAAGCATAAAGTACCATGAAATCAATAACTTTAGAGAATTTAAAAATTTTAACAATATAGCAAAGATTCTATTGTTGCATCATGAAGAAGCACAACTAATAAAATATGAAGCAATAATTTTAGAAAAATATAGAAAAGAAATAAATGCTTATTTATCGACACCACATTCACTTGAGATTGTTAACAGCAGAGTTTCAAAGGGAAATGCATTAAAAGATGTTCTTCAAAGCATCAACATTAATTTAAATGAAGTAATTGCCTTCGGAGATGGGTTTAATGATGTTGACATGCTAGAAAATGTAAAAAAAGGATTATTAATGGGTAATGCAAATTATAGATTAAAGAAAATGCTATCGTATTTAGAAATAATAGACACTAATGACAATGAAGCTGTTGCACATTACATTAATGACAACATTTTAGAAGACCCTGTATAG
- a CDS encoding aminopeptidase, with translation MKKDLIKYAELIILKGINLQKNQCVLITGSIENYEFLRILAQKAYEHGAKYVELNIEDADILKTRLKSSPEDLLEFIPDFKHKFFEEMVNEKWAKIRIDNTENLDALKDNDSKKISKYFKALSLASKKFSSAIMNNELAWCTVCAPGPKWAAKVLNKPECQKTLEEFFDIQKKIMLLDSENPIKAWEDHGKKLHQRCEILNKLKLEKMIFKNKKTNLEIYLLENSIWTGGSEKVKGTDIEFNANMPTQEVFTTPNYKKTNGIMHVTRPITVLGNLITGIWLEFREGKVINFGCDDDQSRNILKRHIETDIQAQYIGEVALVDNSSPIYQSGLTFYSILYDENASCHIALGNAYPSCLSNEQELKSDDAKLDYGCNVSLIHTDFMIGSNDINVIGIDKSDKEHTIIRNGQFVI, from the coding sequence ATGAAGAAAGACTTAATAAAATATGCAGAGCTCATTATATTAAAAGGAATCAACTTGCAAAAAAATCAATGCGTGCTCATTACAGGTTCAATTGAAAATTATGAATTTTTAAGAATTCTGGCACAAAAAGCTTATGAACATGGAGCAAAATATGTAGAATTAAACATTGAAGACGCTGATATTTTAAAAACTAGATTAAAATCATCACCAGAAGATCTCTTAGAGTTTATTCCAGATTTTAAGCATAAATTTTTTGAAGAAATGGTAAATGAAAAATGGGCAAAGATACGAATTGATAACACAGAAAATTTAGACGCATTAAAAGATAATGACAGTAAAAAAATATCAAAATACTTTAAGGCACTAAGTCTAGCATCAAAAAAATTTTCAAGTGCAATAATGAATAACGAATTAGCATGGTGTACGGTTTGTGCTCCCGGGCCAAAATGGGCTGCAAAAGTCCTAAATAAACCTGAATGTCAAAAAACATTAGAAGAATTTTTTGACATTCAAAAAAAAATCATGTTACTCGACTCAGAAAATCCAATAAAGGCCTGGGAAGATCATGGAAAAAAACTTCATCAAAGATGTGAAATCCTAAATAAACTCAAATTAGAAAAAATGATCTTTAAAAATAAGAAAACAAATCTAGAAATATACCTTCTAGAAAATTCTATTTGGACAGGAGGAAGTGAAAAAGTAAAAGGAACAGATATTGAATTTAATGCTAATATGCCTACTCAGGAAGTTTTTACAACTCCAAACTATAAAAAAACAAATGGAATCATGCATGTCACCCGTCCAATAACGGTACTTGGAAACCTAATAACCGGAATATGGTTAGAATTCAGAGAAGGAAAAGTAATCAACTTTGGATGTGATGATGATCAATCAAGAAACATATTAAAAAGACATATAGAAACTGACATACAAGCACAATATATAGGTGAAGTTGCACTAGTAGACAATAGCTCTCCAATATATCAAAGCGGGCTCACGTTTTACAGCATACTATACGATGAAAATGCAAGTTGCCACATTGCCCTAGGCAATGCCTATCCCTCTTGTTTAAGCAATGAACAAGAACTTAAGAGTGATGATGCAAAATTAGATTACGGCTGTAATGTCTCTTTAATTCATACAGACTTTATGATTGGCAGTAATGACATAAATGTTATTGGCATTGACAAATCAGATAAAGAACATACAATAATACGAAATGGACAATTCGTAATATAA
- a CDS encoding divergent PAP2 family protein, which translates to MIKELFINDLFLSCFVSGIVAQMIKYIIQAMKTKKIKLNPKYLLKSIFLETGGMPSSHSSTVTALATSILITEGINTNFIIALAFALITIRDSFGVRYMAGVQAEYLNTLSEQLKMKVKIEPLKIKVVKGHKKKEVFTGILIGIISAWTICNRII; encoded by the coding sequence ATGATAAAAGAGTTATTCATAAATGACCTTTTCTTATCTTGTTTCGTTTCAGGCATTGTTGCACAAATGATTAAATATATTATTCAAGCAATGAAGACAAAAAAAATAAAACTAAATCCAAAATATCTTTTAAAAAGCATATTCTTAGAAACAGGGGGCATGCCTAGCAGCCACTCTTCAACAGTAACAGCTCTTGCAACATCAATATTAATAACAGAAGGAATAAATACTAATTTTATTATTGCTCTGGCTTTTGCATTAATAACAATAAGAGATTCATTTGGAGTTAGGTACATGGCAGGGGTTCAAGCAGAATACCTAAACACTTTGTCAGAACAATTAAAAATGAAAGTCAAAATTGAACCTTTAAAAATCAAAGTGGTGAAGGGGCACAAAAAAAAGGAAGTATTTACAGGAATACTTATTGGAATAATTTCTGCATGGACAATATGTAATCGAATAATATAA
- a CDS encoding RnfABCDGE type electron transport complex subunit D: MSNLKTLKIKTKRQYKVNINEIQMPECVLIPLEIENSKSTIYIIENQRISEGQILSKNKNAELYTYAPISGTIEKIYIANFPNEHQLKSALIRFHGRIKNEQECSVEEESREKTLEKLIRLGIPWFNEHSLFQYVSKCKKIDKMILLINGKDPFTNISEILIKEKLNEIIYGFETIDKIFKCKEILIVLSNYNLKKELETLNIFKDKRLKIKLIPNISYPYSNHEMIMHFLYNEESTKNNINPNKNILLANVEDLYNVYNTLKTNSPYKEKFITINGNQKIQSKIIKVKIGTSIQQIINEDIDTKKYDVFLNNPANKIKINNLNTPITRDIYSITILRKKSIFSKIKLLKIPSFSPLYMEEIILSKIKDNNNLVNKKLQCLQYTETEIEDEINKVKKEIKEKILNLGLNNEPIYTENNLKDIYLTIILALMPSLIFSFTNNVKFLIDTFILTITSLCLYIPIMLKSKHKYLSFFIYTALIISIILPLNLSIMLKIMALFFTFLIFFYFSKLSKFLVNPILISFMFLLVNFPSSFKQTYSKELSRQEDIIPTWHKIIHQNPNIQNLESLKGFKRHENKHIDMIEKFINDKILSHLNIMIPRFHIETLFGLQNEKYLSPILIYIGFSFILGKFIINKLIPLSFYASLLLIAYTSKNFGLYSYISFDMLTLIMSPIPMILVFAMGTELQIAPPFKFEQILYGLTLSLVYFITLSYIPLETLSAVISIFILQVSSTLIKRYSLTFQIKKILHHLSMNKAKVIEHKNDNGEEIIKL; encoded by the coding sequence ATGTCTAACTTAAAAACACTAAAAATAAAAACAAAAAGGCAGTATAAAGTAAATATAAATGAAATCCAAATGCCTGAATGTGTTTTAATTCCACTAGAAATAGAAAATTCAAAGTCTACAATATATATCATTGAAAATCAAAGAATCTCAGAAGGACAAATATTGTCAAAAAATAAAAATGCAGAGCTATACACATATGCTCCAATATCTGGGACAATAGAAAAAATATATATCGCTAATTTTCCAAATGAACATCAATTAAAATCAGCATTAATAAGATTTCACGGGAGAATCAAAAATGAACAAGAATGCTCAGTTGAGGAAGAATCAAGAGAAAAAACACTAGAAAAGTTAATTCGACTAGGAATCCCATGGTTTAATGAACATTCATTATTTCAATATGTAAGTAAATGTAAAAAAATAGATAAAATGATTTTATTAATAAATGGAAAAGATCCATTTACAAATATCTCAGAAATATTAATAAAAGAAAAATTAAATGAAATTATTTACGGCTTTGAAACAATCGACAAAATATTTAAATGCAAAGAAATACTAATAGTACTCAGCAACTATAACCTAAAAAAAGAACTTGAAACCCTAAATATCTTTAAAGACAAAAGATTAAAAATTAAATTAATTCCCAATATTTCATATCCATATTCAAATCATGAAATGATAATGCACTTCTTATATAATGAAGAGAGCACAAAAAATAACATAAACCCAAATAAAAATATACTTTTAGCCAATGTTGAAGACCTTTATAACGTGTACAACACTCTCAAAACAAACTCTCCTTATAAAGAAAAGTTTATAACCATAAACGGCAATCAAAAAATACAAAGTAAAATAATCAAAGTCAAAATTGGAACATCTATTCAACAAATAATAAATGAAGATATTGATACAAAAAAATATGACGTATTTCTAAACAATCCAGCAAATAAGATTAAAATAAATAATCTCAATACACCTATAACAAGAGATATATACAGCATTACAATATTAAGAAAAAAATCAATATTTAGTAAAATAAAACTCTTAAAAATACCCAGTTTTTCACCGCTATATATGGAAGAAATTATTTTGTCAAAAATTAAGGATAACAACAATCTTGTCAATAAAAAATTACAATGCCTTCAATACACTGAAACTGAAATAGAAGATGAAATAAACAAAGTAAAAAAAGAAATAAAGGAAAAAATCCTAAATCTGGGCCTCAACAATGAACCAATATACACTGAAAATAATTTAAAAGATATCTATTTAACTATTATTTTAGCCTTAATGCCCAGTTTAATATTCTCTTTTACAAATAACGTAAAATTTTTAATTGATACATTCATATTGACAATCACGAGCTTGTGCTTATACATCCCAATAATGTTAAAATCCAAACATAAATATCTCTCTTTCTTCATATATACTGCATTAATTATCAGTATAATCTTACCTTTAAATTTATCCATCATGTTAAAAATAATGGCACTATTTTTCACATTTTTAATATTCTTTTATTTCTCAAAGCTTTCCAAATTCCTTGTAAACCCCATATTAATTTCATTTATGTTTTTATTAGTCAATTTCCCATCAAGCTTTAAGCAAACATATTCTAAGGAACTCTCAAGACAAGAAGATATAATTCCTACTTGGCATAAAATAATTCATCAAAATCCAAACATTCAAAATTTAGAAAGCTTAAAAGGATTTAAAAGACATGAAAACAAGCACATTGATATGATTGAAAAATTTATAAATGACAAGATATTATCTCATCTAAATATAATGATACCAAGATTTCACATTGAAACCCTGTTTGGGCTACAAAACGAAAAATATTTATCCCCCATTCTGATTTATATTGGTTTTTCATTTATTCTTGGAAAATTCATTATAAATAAATTAATACCACTATCTTTTTATGCAAGTCTGCTACTAATTGCCTATACATCAAAAAACTTTGGTCTCTACAGTTATATAAGTTTTGATATGTTAACTCTAATAATGTCACCAATTCCAATGATTTTAGTATTTGCAATGGGAACAGAACTGCAAATAGCTCCTCCCTTTAAATTTGAACAAATACTTTATGGACTTACATTATCTCTAGTATATTTTATAACATTAAGCTATATTCCACTTGAAACTTTATCAGCTGTAATATCCATTTTCATACTACAGGTAAGTTCAACATTAATAAAAAGATATAGCTTAACATTTCAGATTAAAAAAATCTTGCATCATTTAAGCATGAATAAAGCAAAAGTAATAGAACATAAAAACGACAATGGAGAAGAAATTATAAAATTATGA
- the prfB gene encoding peptide chain release factor 2 (programmed frameshift), whose product MKEKINELLEEIQNVWGKLFDKDKLKTQLKEYEKQINNENFWNDNKKAQEILKNQNILKAKIEPWEDLIFKLQDLRELCEIAESEEDTILLDKDINKLKEQYKHLLTISYFKEDIDISNAFLTIHSGAGGTEACDWVSMLYRIYLRYSERRGYKTELIDLLEAEGGIKSVTIEIKGKYAYGFLKSEIGIHRLVRISPFDAAKKRHTSFASVFIDPVIDDKIEIIIKPEDIRVDTYRASGAGGQHVNKTSSAVRITHLQTGIVTQSQTDRSQHRNKELAMKVLKSKLYEHYKALEQQKSKSKQEEKKDISWGNQIRSYIFQPYTLVKDHRTKFENPNIISVMDGNIDNFIEEYLKWKNLS is encoded by the exons ATGAAAGAAAAAATAAATGAACTTTTGGAAGAAATTCAAAATGTCTGGGGGAAGCT CTTTGACAAAGATAAGCTCAAGACACAACTTAAAGAATATGAGAAACAAATAAATAACGAAAATTTTTGGAATGATAATAAAAAAGCGCAAGAAATTCTTAAAAATCAAAATATTTTAAAAGCTAAAATTGAACCTTGGGAGGACTTAATATTTAAACTCCAAGACTTAAGAGAACTCTGCGAAATCGCAGAGAGCGAAGAAGACACAATACTACTTGATAAAGATATTAATAAACTAAAAGAACAGTATAAACATCTCTTAACAATATCTTATTTTAAAGAAGATATTGATATAAGTAATGCGTTTTTGACAATACACTCTGGAGCAGGTGGAACAGAAGCCTGTGATTGGGTTAGCATGTTATATAGAATATACCTAAGATACTCTGAGAGACGTGGATATAAAACTGAACTTATAGACTTACTTGAAGCTGAGGGGGGCATTAAATCTGTTACAATTGAAATAAAAGGAAAATATGCTTATGGATTTTTAAAAAGTGAAATAGGAATACATCGTCTTGTAAGAATTTCTCCTTTTGATGCTGCAAAAAAGAGACACACATCTTTTGCATCTGTTTTCATTGATCCTGTAATTGATGATAAAATTGAAATAATAATTAAACCAGAAGATATTAGGGTAGACACATATAGAGCCTCAGGAGCAGGGGGGCAACATGTCAATAAAACATCATCAGCTGTTAGAATTACCCATCTTCAAACGGGCATAGTAACTCAATCTCAAACTGATAGAAGTCAGCATAGAAATAAAGAGCTAGCAATGAAAGTATTAAAATCAAAACTTTATGAACACTACAAAGCACTAGAACAACAAAAAAGTAAATCTAAACAAGAGGAGAAAAAAGATATATCTTGGGGAAATCAAATAAGATCTTATATCTTTCAACCTTATACCCTAGTAAAAGATCACAGAACAAAATTTGAAAATCCAAATATTATCTCTGTTATGGATGGAAACATTGATAACTTTATAGAAGAATATCTCAAATGGAAAAATCTAAGTTAA
- a CDS encoding PEGA domain-containing protein gives MEKSKLIIIILFSILTIKLAYPQSNIEYGFSYIIDTQDENKNLKESIEQTLNKIYNTINEHIVNDNDKDFIRRIYIHQNIVNKEREFSKLKEDMDKKRLQNAISSREENKIEIKINELKKDIENIKIKQKELEEYLKNLKKIKATYKKHEEKIHLSNLNTEFLIRQELFFMNYIHFKKVEKHYLVEISNITPKGIKTQKEIFKLSSSVDDIAHKIAELSLEEILGREFIKLRINIINNLEAKIYINEKFVAKGLYNNDIWDISELPNKEIIINITSTTYKPYTVKQKIKSGDTINLNIKLKKANSKKISITSNVKSKVFQKGVFIGETPIEIEEPEGTESILLQAQGYKNMFKIINKEDKDINIEMLKDNKSELIIKRDKFYINLGIFTLNLIGTAFAITKYNESSELYDMALHNIIKRRITSQDLYNAKSEQMITTFLLGTGITFSIGSFIPLIIHLVQYIQEASRGE, from the coding sequence ATGGAAAAATCTAAGTTAATCATAATAATATTATTTTCAATCTTAACAATAAAATTAGCATATCCTCAAAGTAATATTGAGTATGGTTTTTCTTATATCATAGACACACAAGATGAAAATAAAAATCTTAAAGAAAGCATTGAGCAAACACTAAACAAAATTTACAACACAATAAATGAACATATTGTCAATGACAATGACAAAGATTTCATAAGGCGCATTTACATACACCAAAACATAGTAAATAAAGAACGAGAGTTCAGCAAACTAAAAGAAGATATGGACAAAAAAAGACTCCAAAATGCAATAAGCTCAAGAGAAGAAAATAAAATAGAAATCAAGATTAATGAACTTAAAAAAGACATTGAAAACATTAAAATTAAACAAAAAGAACTTGAGGAGTACCTTAAAAATTTAAAAAAAATAAAAGCAACATATAAAAAACATGAAGAAAAAATACATCTATCAAATTTGAACACAGAATTTTTAATAAGACAAGAATTATTCTTTATGAATTATATACACTTTAAAAAAGTAGAAAAACATTATCTAGTTGAAATTAGCAATATCACTCCTAAAGGAATCAAGACTCAAAAAGAAATTTTTAAACTATCATCATCCGTTGATGATATTGCACATAAAATAGCAGAACTTAGTCTTGAAGAAATATTAGGAAGAGAATTTATTAAACTTAGAATCAATATTATCAATAATTTAGAGGCCAAAATATATATAAACGAAAAATTTGTAGCAAAAGGACTATATAACAATGATATATGGGATATTTCTGAACTCCCTAACAAAGAAATTATTATTAACATCACAAGCACAACTTACAAACCCTACACAGTAAAGCAAAAGATAAAAAGCGGAGATACGATTAACTTAAATATTAAATTAAAAAAAGCAAATTCTAAAAAAATATCAATTACAAGTAATGTAAAATCCAAAGTATTTCAAAAAGGAGTATTCATAGGAGAAACGCCAATTGAAATTGAAGAACCTGAGGGCACAGAATCTATTTTATTGCAAGCTCAAGGATACAAAAACATGTTCAAAATAATAAACAAAGAAGATAAAGACATTAATATAGAAATGTTAAAAGATAATAAAAGTGAGCTTATTATAAAAAGAGATAAGTTCTATATCAACCTCGGGATCTTCACATTAAACCTAATAGGTACTGCCTTTGCCATAACAAAATATAATGAATCATCAGAACTTTATGATATGGCTTTACATAATATTATTAAACGTAGGATAACATCTCAAGATCTATACAACGCAAAATCTGAACAAATGATTACAACATTTTTACTTGGCACAGGAATAACATTTTCTATTGGCAGCTTTATACCATTAATAATTCATTTGGTACAATATATTCAAGAAGCAAGCAGAGGTGAATAG
- the ftsY gene encoding signal recognition particle-docking protein FtsY, with the protein MGIFDKIKNLFKNQEKTQIFENLEDILLEADIKNDIVIEIIEYIKKVKVKDEKETLLKLKDFLKSYINQQPLNLENKRLNILLIIGINGVGKTSSIIKLANKLKNEGKNVLIAAADTFRAAAIQQIKIQSEKIGIKVISQNQGSDAAAVIFDSISSAKSKNYDILIIDTAGRLQNKENLIKELQKMDNVIKKQIIETDINYKKILVIDSISGKNVNNQAEIFNKAIEIDGIIATKFDSSSRAGGILNISKLFKKPIYFFTFGEQVEHIKEFNTDDYLNRLL; encoded by the coding sequence TTGGGTATTTTTGATAAGATAAAGAATTTATTTAAGAATCAAGAAAAAACACAAATATTTGAAAATTTAGAAGATATTCTCTTAGAAGCAGATATCAAAAATGATATAGTAATTGAAATAATAGAATATATAAAAAAAGTTAAAGTCAAAGATGAAAAAGAAACACTCTTAAAGCTAAAAGACTTTCTAAAAAGTTACATAAACCAACAACCCCTTAACTTAGAGAATAAAAGATTAAATATCTTACTTATAATTGGGATAAACGGAGTTGGTAAGACCTCAAGTATCATAAAGCTTGCCAATAAACTTAAAAATGAAGGTAAAAACGTATTAATAGCTGCAGCCGACACATTCAGAGCAGCAGCAATTCAACAAATTAAAATACAGAGTGAAAAAATTGGCATTAAAGTCATATCTCAAAATCAAGGAAGTGATGCAGCAGCAGTAATATTTGACAGCATTTCAAGTGCAAAGAGTAAAAATTATGATATATTAATAATCGACACAGCAGGAAGACTTCAAAACAAAGAAAACTTAATCAAAGAGCTCCAAAAGATGGATAATGTAATTAAAAAGCAAATAATTGAAACAGATATTAACTATAAAAAAATATTAGTAATAGACTCTATCTCTGGGAAGAATGTAAACAATCAAGCAGAAATATTTAACAAAGCAATAGAAATTGATGGAATAATAGCCACGAAATTTGACTCATCATCTAGAGCAGGTGGAATCTTAAATATCTCAAAGCTATTTAAGAAACCAATATACTTTTTCACATTTGGAGAACAAGTAGAACATATTAAAGAATTTAACACTGATGACTACTTGAATAGGTTATTATGA
- a CDS encoding ABC transporter permease codes for MGLNKFLLKRLILDEQNSSSLTIVIILSIVLGQIIIIITISIMNGFQNDFFTSISTLESGNLKIESKLNDQELNALKEIKEIIQINKIYETQGIGIENYYYPSILNIIALDTEDIIKDKDFILLTGLTQSELQLNDDEIIIGDVLSHNLGLFEGDIIGLILSDEIKNLQTLKDEVKHFKIKAIFKSNYAKINESTVFMNINYFYKKQLIKDSDINYQIKTQNLYPSKKLINKIKNINSNIQFKPWNEYNKEFYKALKIERNTMLIILTSIFLVIAVNTYYLQKRIIINKSKSISIILFLGLKSQKIRQVFLMHSVIICILGGIIGLIAGITISLNINEILNIIDILINSSINLINYILKLKLENIEIKIVKNTVTPKIFLSDLMFTLFFACLFTIYSSLRVTKKLNMLTK; via the coding sequence ATGGGACTAAATAAATTTTTACTGAAAAGATTAATTTTAGATGAACAAAATAGTTCATCACTTACAATTGTAATAATCTTAAGCATAGTGCTTGGGCAAATCATTATCATCATCACAATATCGATAATGAATGGTTTTCAAAATGACTTTTTCACAAGCATATCTACCTTAGAGAGTGGAAATTTAAAAATCGAAAGCAAATTAAATGATCAAGAACTTAATGCTCTTAAAGAGATTAAAGAAATAATTCAAATAAATAAAATCTATGAAACACAAGGCATTGGAATTGAAAATTATTACTATCCAAGTATCTTGAATATCATTGCACTTGACACAGAAGACATCATAAAAGACAAAGATTTTATTCTCCTAACAGGCCTTACACAATCTGAACTCCAACTTAATGATGATGAAATCATAATAGGAGATGTACTCTCGCACAACTTAGGCTTATTTGAAGGGGACATAATAGGACTTATATTAAGTGATGAAATAAAAAACTTACAAACATTAAAAGACGAAGTAAAACATTTTAAAATAAAAGCCATTTTTAAAAGCAATTATGCCAAAATAAATGAATCCACAGTGTTTATGAATATTAACTACTTTTACAAAAAACAACTCATAAAAGATTCAGACATTAACTATCAAATAAAAACACAAAACTTATATCCTAGCAAAAAACTAATAAACAAAATAAAAAACATAAATTCAAACATTCAATTCAAACCCTGGAACGAATATAATAAAGAATTCTATAAAGCACTCAAAATAGAGAGGAATACAATGTTAATCATTTTAACAAGCATATTTCTTGTCATTGCCGTTAATACATATTATTTACAAAAAAGAATCATAATTAATAAAAGCAAATCAATTTCAATAATCTTATTCTTAGGTCTCAAATCGCAAAAAATCAGGCAAGTATTCTTAATGCACTCAGTAATAATTTGCATACTCGGGGGCATCATTGGACTCATTGCAGGTATTACAATATCTTTAAACATCAATGAAATTCTAAATATAATTGACATTTTAATAAACAGCTCGATTAACCTTATTAATTACATACTAAAATTAAAACTAGAAAATATAGAAATAAAAATAGTAAAAAACACAGTTACGCCTAAAATATTTTTAAGTGATTTAATGTTCACATTATTCTTTGCTTGTTTGTTTACAATATACTCAAGCCTAAGGGTAACAAAAAAGTTAAATATGCTGACAAAATAA
- a CDS encoding ABC transporter ATP-binding protein → MKNILCIKGIYKTYTKNKTKIKVLENLNLNVKDGDFISIQGKSGCGKSTFFNIISGIDKMDSGDIISCGISLKDASEKTLSLYKNKKIGLVFQNHNLIDEFSVFENIILPKIIEGKDNLETINKKALRLMKILEINTRAEHYPSELSGGEAQRAAIARALINEPNIILCDEPTGNLDINTAKTVEYLLIDTAQTFNKTLILVSHNPEFSNKADIKYELKDKTLKRI, encoded by the coding sequence ATGAAAAATATACTATGTATAAAAGGAATATATAAAACATACACTAAAAACAAAACAAAAATCAAAGTATTAGAAAATTTGAATTTAAATGTAAAAGATGGAGACTTTATTTCAATTCAAGGTAAAAGCGGATGTGGGAAATCAACATTTTTTAACATCATATCAGGAATTGATAAAATGGATTCAGGAGATATAATTTCATGCGGAATATCCTTAAAAGATGCAAGTGAGAAAACCCTAAGCTTATATAAAAATAAAAAAATAGGTCTTGTATTTCAAAATCACAATTTAATTGATGAGTTTAGTGTATTTGAAAATATTATTTTACCTAAAATAATTGAAGGAAAAGACAACTTAGAAACAATAAATAAAAAAGCTCTACGCTTAATGAAAATATTAGAAATAAACACAAGAGCAGAACATTACCCTTCAGAACTCTCAGGCGGGGAAGCACAAAGAGCAGCAATTGCAAGGGCTTTAATAAATGAACCGAATATAATCTTATGCGATGAGCCTACTGGTAATCTGGATATTAACACCGCAAAAACGGTAGAATATCTATTAATAGACACAGCTCAAACATTTAATAAAACACTAATTTTAGTTAGTCACAATCCAGAATTTTCAAATAAAGCAGATATTAAATATGAACTTAAAGACAAAACACTAAAGAGAATATGA